One part of the Microlunatus elymi genome encodes these proteins:
- a CDS encoding cell division protein FtsQ/DivIB, with protein MTISPPDLRIRRDADEIALADWRRRRRRRLLLKITIPLLALVLIAAGVWAVGFSTLLAVQSVSVSGAKLVGQDAVRQTAAVPVGAPLARVDLSAIHDRVAGIRQIESVSVERQWPHTVDIKVVERTPVYVAREGGSYLLVDRYGVGYQTVDNAPAKLPQVEVDPGNRQLLKSLAVVAAALPDDLARKVDRIEAPTRDSIQLKLRNGDTVFWGSEEQSDLKAQVIVALLKQPGSHYDVSAPGNPAVR; from the coding sequence ATGACGATCAGCCCGCCCGACCTGAGGATCCGGCGCGACGCCGACGAGATCGCGCTCGCCGACTGGCGGCGCCGTCGTCGCCGCCGGCTGCTGCTGAAGATCACCATTCCGCTGCTGGCGTTGGTGCTGATCGCCGCCGGTGTCTGGGCGGTCGGCTTCTCCACCCTGCTGGCGGTGCAGTCGGTCAGCGTCAGCGGCGCGAAGTTGGTCGGGCAGGACGCCGTACGGCAGACCGCGGCGGTCCCGGTCGGCGCCCCGCTGGCCCGGGTGGACCTGTCCGCCATCCACGATCGAGTGGCCGGGATCCGTCAGATCGAGTCGGTGTCGGTGGAACGGCAGTGGCCGCACACGGTCGACATCAAGGTCGTTGAGCGGACCCCCGTCTACGTCGCCCGCGAGGGCGGCAGCTACCTGCTGGTCGATCGGTACGGGGTCGGCTACCAGACCGTGGACAACGCACCGGCGAAGCTGCCGCAGGTCGAGGTCGACCCCGGCAATCGGCAACTGCTGAAATCGTTGGCCGTCGTGGCCGCGGCGCTGCCGGATGATCTCGCCCGCAAGGTCGACCGGATCGAGGCACCGACCCGAGACTCGATCCAGCTCAAGCTCCGCAACGGCGACACCGTGTTCTGGGGCAGCGAGGAACAATCCGACCTCAAGGCCCAGGTGATCGTCGCGCTGCTGAAACAGCCCGGCAGCCACTACGACGTCTCCGCCCCCGGGAACCCGGCCGTCCGCTGA
- the murC gene encoding UDP-N-acetylmuramate--L-alanine ligase, with amino-acid sequence MPLIEPTEIPDPDELGPVHFIAIGGSGMNGVATVFAQRGIEVSGSDRSDSDYLKSLAAIGVRTHVGHAAEQLGDARSVVASSAIRETNPELAEARRRGVPVLHRSVALASLMKGKRGIAVAGTHGKTTTTGMIAYLLTALGADPSYVIGGALYHPGEGAKIGKTGGHLGGGDAFVVEADESDGSFLQYPTEIAVITNVDPDHLVNWGTPENYRAGFLRFASQPHPSLGTRVKLLVISADDPGAVQLTDQLRALATDGEPVPEIVTFGRSPGADIVIGDESYAGLGSTFTLTDAVSGSGRVRLQVPGDYNVLNAAAAYAVATRIDYPAAEVRAALAGFPGTYRRFQLVGTQAGVRVFDDYAHHPTEVANTVRAARAAIDESGTGRVVAVMQPHLYSRTRDFWREFGEALRPAHEAVVMDVCGDREDPIDGITGRLVADAVPAGTAHVTYEPDWDATAATVAAIARPGDLVITLGCGDVTKVAPLIVDELGRTDRVAAAEQPVAREAG; translated from the coding sequence TTGCCACTCATCGAACCGACCGAGATTCCCGACCCCGACGAACTCGGGCCGGTGCACTTCATCGCGATCGGCGGCTCCGGCATGAACGGTGTCGCGACCGTCTTTGCCCAGCGCGGGATCGAGGTCAGCGGCAGTGATCGTTCCGATTCGGACTACCTGAAGTCGCTGGCGGCGATCGGCGTACGCACCCACGTCGGTCATGCCGCCGAGCAGTTGGGCGACGCCCGTTCGGTGGTCGCCTCGTCGGCCATCCGGGAAACCAACCCCGAACTGGCCGAGGCTCGGCGACGGGGCGTGCCGGTGCTGCACCGCAGTGTCGCGCTGGCCTCGCTGATGAAGGGCAAACGCGGCATCGCGGTGGCCGGAACCCACGGCAAGACCACCACCACCGGGATGATCGCCTACCTGCTCACCGCGCTTGGTGCCGATCCGTCGTACGTGATCGGCGGAGCGCTCTACCACCCCGGCGAGGGCGCCAAGATCGGCAAAACAGGCGGCCATCTCGGCGGCGGCGACGCGTTCGTTGTCGAGGCGGACGAGTCCGACGGCTCGTTCCTGCAATATCCGACCGAGATCGCGGTGATCACCAACGTCGATCCCGATCATCTCGTCAACTGGGGCACCCCGGAGAACTATCGGGCCGGCTTCCTGCGATTTGCCAGCCAGCCGCATCCGAGTCTCGGCACCCGGGTGAAGCTGCTGGTGATCAGCGCCGACGATCCCGGCGCGGTCCAGCTCACCGACCAGCTTCGGGCGCTAGCCACCGACGGCGAGCCGGTGCCCGAGATCGTCACCTTCGGCCGCAGTCCGGGAGCCGACATCGTCATCGGCGACGAGTCGTACGCGGGTCTCGGCTCGACCTTCACGCTCACCGATGCGGTGTCGGGTTCGGGCCGGGTGCGGCTGCAGGTCCCGGGCGACTACAACGTGCTGAACGCGGCGGCCGCCTACGCCGTCGCCACGCGGATCGACTACCCGGCGGCCGAGGTCCGCGCCGCGCTGGCGGGATTTCCCGGCACGTACCGACGCTTCCAGCTGGTCGGCACCCAGGCGGGGGTACGGGTTTTCGATGACTACGCGCACCATCCGACCGAGGTCGCCAACACGGTCCGGGCCGCGCGCGCGGCGATCGACGAGAGCGGCACCGGCCGGGTGGTCGCGGTGATGCAGCCGCATCTGTATTCGCGGACCCGGGACTTCTGGCGGGAGTTCGGCGAGGCGCTGCGGCCGGCGCACGAAGCCGTCGTGATGGACGTCTGCGGCGATCGGGAGGATCCGATCGACGGCATCACCGGCCGGCTGGTGGCCGACGCCGTACCGGCGGGCACGGCGCACGTCACCTACGAACCGGACTGGGACGCCACCGCGGCGACGGTGGCCGCGATCGCCCGACCCGGCGACCTGGTGATCACCCTCGGCTGCGGCGACGTGACCAAGGTCGCGCCGTTGATCGTCGATGAACTGGGCCGTACCGATCGCGTGGCTGCGGCAGAGCAGCCGGTGGCCCGGGAGGCGGGATGA
- the murG gene encoding undecaprenyldiphospho-muramoylpentapeptide beta-N-acetylglucosaminyltransferase translates to MSDPQPDPGAHGHGRPHSVVLAGGGSAGHTSPLIATAEQLRALEPDITLTAIGTARGLETRTIPAAGLPLELIPPVPMPRKPGVDLVKLPIRMGKAVSAAAAILRKAEADVLLGFGGYVSTPAYLAARRLRIPIVIHEQNALPGLANRLAARFTPYVATSFPSTPLPHAQWIGLPLRTSIVDLADADEQRRRTLKTRARAELGLDEDMPTLLVTGGSQGAVRINRAVLEARTGLLREGIQILHVLGGNNLTEADVEMFDPQTEAVYKPVGFVQEMEKAYAAADLVLSRAGASSTLEQALLGLPSLLVPYAVGNGEQARNATAVVEAGGARLLDDSTLTGDVLLTAVPAILDDPDRQAAMAEAARSVASSEASARLARLTLEVASDKKTAGD, encoded by the coding sequence ATGAGCGACCCGCAGCCCGATCCCGGGGCGCACGGCCACGGCAGGCCGCACAGCGTGGTCCTGGCCGGCGGCGGCTCGGCCGGGCACACGTCTCCGTTGATCGCCACTGCCGAGCAGTTGCGCGCGTTGGAACCGGACATCACCCTGACCGCGATCGGCACCGCGCGCGGTCTGGAGACCCGGACGATTCCGGCGGCCGGGCTGCCGCTGGAGCTGATCCCGCCGGTGCCGATGCCGCGCAAACCCGGGGTCGATCTGGTGAAGCTGCCGATCCGGATGGGCAAGGCGGTCTCGGCCGCCGCAGCGATCCTGCGCAAGGCCGAGGCAGACGTGCTGCTCGGTTTCGGCGGGTACGTGTCCACACCGGCCTATCTGGCGGCGCGCCGACTGCGGATCCCGATCGTCATCCACGAGCAGAATGCCCTTCCCGGCTTGGCCAATCGGCTGGCCGCGCGCTTCACCCCATACGTCGCGACGTCGTTCCCGTCCACGCCGCTGCCGCATGCGCAGTGGATCGGACTGCCGTTGCGCACCTCGATCGTCGACCTGGCCGATGCCGACGAGCAGCGACGCCGGACGCTCAAGACCCGGGCGCGCGCCGAGCTCGGGTTGGACGAGGACATGCCCACGCTGCTGGTGACCGGCGGCTCGCAGGGGGCGGTGCGGATCAACCGGGCGGTGCTCGAGGCCCGGACCGGACTGTTGCGCGAGGGCATCCAGATCCTGCACGTGCTCGGCGGCAACAACCTCACCGAGGCCGATGTGGAAATGTTCGATCCGCAGACCGAGGCGGTCTACAAGCCGGTCGGCTTCGTCCAGGAGATGGAGAAGGCGTACGCGGCCGCCGACCTGGTGCTCAGCCGGGCCGGCGCAAGTTCCACCCTCGAACAGGCTCTGCTCGGGCTGCCCTCGCTGCTGGTCCCGTACGCGGTCGGCAACGGCGAACAGGCCCGCAACGCCACCGCGGTGGTGGAGGCGGGCGGCGCTCGGCTGCTGGACGACTCGACCCTCACCGGCGACGTGCTGCTGACCGCCGTACCGGCGATCCTGGACGACCCGGACCGGCAGGCCGCGATGGCCGAGGCGGCCCGCAGCGTAGCCTCGTCCGAGGCCTCCGCGCGGCTGGCCCGGCTCACCCTCGAGGTGGCGAGCGACAAGAAGACTGCAGGGGATTGA
- the ftsW gene encoding putative lipid II flippase FtsW gives MSVTGDVRAKGVTKPESPAAGRNRQQASKPGRLDFIKATLDKPMASFHLVLGSAGMLIALGLMMVLSSSSVYARQTEHGDAYYFLKRQAVFLVVGVIGAFVLTRMSRSMLRVIGWLSLFIATAMVILTYTPLGQNINGNRNWVQLGSPMLQFQPSEFAKLAMIIWAADVLARKDKLLDQPKHLLIPFLPVTGLLIMLVVFQGDAGTAVVMAGIVAGILWVVGAPLRIFASIGLVGIVGVVGLFITSPNRMGRLFAFLNPSADVAGANLQSTVAMRGIASGGWWGVGIGNSRQKWGSLPEAHTDYIFAVIGEELGLFGSLAVLGLFLVLCYAGLRIASRSDDKFSRYLAAGVTAWFMVQTLINLGVVLRLLPVAGVPLPLLSYGGSALMANVFAVGILIACARNEPDARKVLARSTKPPHPKMSTVVDGRSTRSGRGGRR, from the coding sequence GTGAGCGTGACCGGCGACGTACGGGCGAAGGGCGTGACCAAACCCGAATCGCCCGCGGCCGGTCGAAATCGCCAGCAGGCAAGCAAACCTGGCCGGCTGGACTTCATCAAGGCGACCCTGGACAAACCGATGGCCAGCTTCCACCTGGTGCTGGGCTCGGCCGGCATGCTGATCGCGCTCGGCCTGATGATGGTGTTGTCCAGTTCCAGCGTGTACGCGCGTCAAACCGAGCACGGCGACGCGTACTACTTCCTGAAGCGACAGGCCGTCTTCCTGGTCGTCGGTGTGATCGGTGCCTTCGTGTTGACCCGGATGTCGCGTTCGATGCTCCGGGTCATCGGTTGGCTGTCCCTGTTCATCGCCACCGCGATGGTGATCCTGACCTACACGCCGCTGGGCCAGAACATCAACGGCAACCGCAACTGGGTACAGCTGGGGTCCCCGATGTTGCAGTTCCAGCCGTCCGAGTTCGCCAAGCTCGCGATGATCATCTGGGCCGCGGATGTCCTTGCCCGCAAGGACAAACTGCTCGACCAGCCCAAACATCTGCTGATCCCGTTCCTGCCGGTCACCGGCTTGTTGATCATGCTCGTGGTGTTCCAGGGCGACGCGGGGACCGCGGTGGTGATGGCCGGCATCGTCGCCGGCATCCTCTGGGTGGTCGGCGCGCCGTTGCGGATCTTCGCCTCGATCGGCCTGGTCGGCATCGTCGGCGTGGTCGGGTTGTTCATCACCAGCCCGAACCGGATGGGTCGGCTGTTCGCCTTCCTCAACCCGTCGGCGGACGTGGCCGGAGCCAACCTGCAGTCCACGGTGGCGATGCGTGGCATCGCGTCCGGCGGTTGGTGGGGCGTCGGGATCGGCAACAGCCGGCAGAAATGGGGCAGCCTGCCGGAGGCCCACACCGACTACATCTTCGCGGTGATCGGCGAGGAGCTCGGGCTGTTCGGCAGCCTCGCCGTGCTCGGGCTGTTCCTGGTGCTCTGCTACGCCGGGCTGCGGATCGCCTCCCGGTCCGACGACAAGTTCTCCCGCTATCTGGCCGCCGGGGTCACCGCCTGGTTCATGGTGCAGACCTTGATCAATCTCGGTGTGGTGCTGCGGCTGCTGCCGGTGGCCGGTGTGCCGTTGCCGCTGCTGTCCTACGGCGGGTCGGCGTTGATGGCCAACGTGTTCGCGGTCGGCATCCTGATCGCCTGCGCCCGTAACGAACCCGACGCCCGCAAGGTGCTTGCGCGCTCGACGAAGCCGCCGCATCCGAAGATGTCCACCGTGGTCGACGGCCGGTCGACTCGCTCCGGCCGGGGCGGGCGCCGATGA
- the murD gene encoding UDP-N-acetylmuramoyl-L-alanine--D-glutamate ligase, with the protein MNTIEWLADYNGASDWSRVSAVVAGLGVAGFAAADGLLEYGAKVTVLDHGDSEPVQDRAKLLETLGAGVRIGPGSTDNLPTGTDLVITTGLPPHQPMLAQAAAQGVAIWGEPELAWRLMQPNKQIPWLGITGTNGKTTTTEMLASMLTAAGLRTAAVGNIGRPLMEIVLDPEPYDVLAVELSSHQLHWSNSLSLHSAAVLNLHLDHLEWHGSAEAYAAAKAKIFQRVQQSCVYNVAEETTRKMVEEADVIEGARAIGFTLGVPKVAMLGLVEDILVDRAFIEQRQTSAVELATIADVAPDESGAGGAPHNVANALAAAALARSFGVRPTAVRDGLRAMRVGGHRIQTVGVIGDVRYVDDSKATNPHAAQASLTAFDDVVWVAGGQAKGVTFDDLVIRNRDRLRGAVLLGVDRDEIAQALARHAPQVPVISIGDTETSAMARVVEAAASLARPGDVVLLAPACASRDMYTDYAERGDAFAAAVQALAAREE; encoded by the coding sequence GTGAACACGATCGAATGGCTGGCCGACTACAACGGCGCCAGCGACTGGAGTCGGGTCAGTGCCGTCGTCGCCGGGCTGGGAGTGGCCGGGTTCGCCGCCGCCGACGGCCTGCTGGAGTACGGCGCCAAGGTCACCGTGCTCGACCACGGCGACTCCGAACCGGTGCAGGATCGGGCCAAGCTGCTGGAAACCCTTGGCGCAGGAGTCAGGATCGGACCCGGCAGCACCGACAACCTGCCCACCGGCACCGACCTGGTGATCACCACCGGATTGCCGCCGCATCAGCCGATGCTGGCCCAGGCCGCGGCGCAAGGCGTCGCGATCTGGGGGGAGCCGGAGCTCGCCTGGCGGTTGATGCAGCCGAACAAGCAGATCCCGTGGCTAGGCATCACCGGCACCAACGGCAAGACCACCACCACCGAGATGCTGGCCTCGATGCTGACCGCCGCCGGGCTCCGGACCGCGGCGGTCGGCAACATCGGCCGCCCGTTGATGGAGATCGTCCTCGACCCGGAACCCTACGATGTGCTCGCGGTCGAACTGTCCAGCCACCAGCTGCACTGGTCGAATTCGCTGTCGCTGCACTCGGCCGCAGTGCTCAACCTGCATCTCGATCACCTGGAATGGCACGGCAGCGCGGAGGCCTACGCGGCGGCCAAGGCCAAGATCTTTCAACGGGTACAGCAATCCTGCGTCTACAACGTGGCCGAGGAGACCACCCGGAAGATGGTGGAGGAGGCAGACGTGATCGAGGGTGCCCGGGCGATCGGCTTCACGCTCGGCGTACCGAAGGTCGCGATGCTCGGCCTGGTCGAGGACATCCTGGTGGACCGGGCCTTCATCGAGCAGCGGCAGACTTCGGCGGTCGAGCTGGCCACCATCGCCGATGTCGCTCCCGACGAGAGCGGCGCCGGCGGTGCGCCCCACAACGTGGCCAACGCCCTGGCGGCCGCAGCGCTGGCACGATCGTTCGGAGTCCGGCCGACCGCGGTCCGCGACGGTCTGCGGGCGATGCGGGTCGGCGGACATCGGATCCAGACCGTCGGGGTGATCGGCGACGTCCGCTACGTCGACGACTCGAAGGCCACCAATCCCCATGCCGCACAGGCGTCCTTGACGGCATTCGACGACGTCGTCTGGGTGGCCGGCGGCCAGGCCAAAGGGGTCACCTTCGACGATCTGGTGATCCGCAACCGCGACCGGCTGCGCGGAGCGGTGCTGCTCGGCGTCGACCGGGACGAGATTGCCCAGGCCCTGGCACGACACGCGCCGCAGGTCCCGGTGATCAGCATCGGCGACACCGAAACTAGTGCCATGGCTCGGGTCGTCGAGGCGGCGGCGTCGCTGGCACGGCCGGGCGACGTGGTGCTGTTGGCGCCGGCGTGCGCGAGCCGGGACATGTACACCGACTACGCCGAACGCGGGGACGCCTTCGCCGCGGCGGTCCAGGCCCTGGCGGCCCGAGAGGAGTGA
- the mraY gene encoding phospho-N-acetylmuramoyl-pentapeptide-transferase yields the protein MIAIATAGLLALLGSLLGTRIAVNAFARRGYGQPFRDGTPQTHQLKRGTPTMGGVVIIIAVDLGYLLAKLITTEQPSVSAWLVLFLMNGLAMVGFLDDWLKISRQHSGGLPGWFKIAGQVIIGGIFAVAALHFPDARGMTPGSPFISFLRDFSPQLPIALAVIWTLLMIVGASNGVNLTDGLDGLAAGACTMIFGAYALINIWQYNQSCARVASAGPNCYEVRDPYDLAAVALAVAGACFGFLWWNAKPAKIIMGDTGALSLGGGLAAFAVFSRTELLLILLGGLMVIEVGSLVLQTSYFKATRRLTGTPKRLFRNSPLHNHFEMVGWREVTIVMRFWIIAGLCVAAGLGIFYAEWLVG from the coding sequence GTGATCGCTATTGCGACGGCCGGTCTGCTGGCCCTGCTCGGCTCCCTGCTCGGCACCCGGATCGCGGTGAATGCCTTTGCCCGAAGGGGATACGGTCAGCCGTTCCGTGACGGTACGCCCCAGACGCATCAGCTCAAGCGGGGCACCCCGACGATGGGCGGCGTGGTGATCATCATCGCCGTCGACCTCGGCTACCTGCTGGCGAAGTTGATCACCACGGAACAGCCGAGTGTCTCGGCCTGGCTGGTGCTGTTCCTGATGAACGGGCTGGCGATGGTCGGTTTCCTGGACGACTGGCTCAAGATCAGCCGGCAGCACTCGGGCGGCCTGCCGGGCTGGTTCAAGATCGCCGGACAGGTGATCATCGGCGGCATCTTCGCGGTCGCGGCGCTGCACTTCCCGGACGCTCGCGGGATGACACCGGGTTCGCCGTTCATCTCCTTCCTGCGGGACTTCTCACCCCAGCTGCCGATCGCGCTGGCGGTGATCTGGACCCTGCTGATGATCGTCGGAGCCAGCAACGGGGTGAATCTGACCGACGGATTGGACGGCCTGGCGGCGGGCGCCTGCACGATGATCTTCGGCGCGTACGCGTTGATCAACATCTGGCAGTACAACCAGTCCTGCGCCCGCGTCGCCTCGGCCGGACCCAACTGCTACGAGGTACGTGACCCGTACGATCTGGCAGCGGTGGCGCTCGCGGTCGCCGGCGCCTGCTTCGGATTCCTCTGGTGGAACGCCAAACCGGCCAAGATCATCATGGGAGACACCGGAGCGCTCTCGCTCGGCGGCGGACTGGCCGCGTTCGCGGTGTTCAGCCGGACCGAGCTGCTGCTCATCCTGTTGGGCGGACTGATGGTGATCGAGGTCGGCTCGCTGGTGCTGCAGACCAGTTACTTCAAGGCGACCCGGCGGCTGACCGGGACACCGAAGCGGCTGTTCAGGAATTCGCCGCTGCACAACCATTTCGAGATGGTCGGCTGGCGTGAGGTGACGATCGTGATGCGGTTCTGGATCATCGCCGGGCTGTGCGTGGCAGCCGGACTGGGCATCTTCTATGCCGAGTGGCTGGTCGGCTGA
- a CDS encoding UDP-N-acetylmuramoyl-tripeptide--D-alanyl-D-alanine ligase, translating to MINNTVRELAELIGARAEIDGAAPTAAALDAPVVDLAYDSRNVKQGSLFVAFPGERVDGHDYARNAWAAGAVAAITSRPVPGGLCLVVDDPQTAMGVIGRHVIKIAKKTGLTVLGITGSAGKTTTKDLLAQLLETHGSAVAPRGSMNNEIGLPVTASCVTTDTDYLIAEMGAKGIGHIKYLCEITPPDIGLELNVGVAHLGKFGSQDAIATAKGELVEALPTDGRAVLNAGDRRVWRMAERTSAPVLSYGVEGDDLPAGLIPQVYAVDLAADELDRWSFTLIINDRRHPVRLRLLGRHQVGNAVAAAAAAYSVGVEPQKIADVLTRVGIRSRWRMELHELAGDVVLINDAYNANPASMQAALSTLTEIGRRRSSTRSQARTIAVLGEMLELGPDSEELHRGVGRTAAELGVDELIVVGEAAGAIADGARSQSAAGSIRQVPDKEAVIPALGALHPGDAVLIKASRDVGLESLGDQLSTE from the coding sequence ATGATCAACAACACCGTGCGCGAGTTGGCCGAGTTGATCGGCGCCCGAGCCGAGATCGACGGTGCCGCACCCACCGCGGCCGCACTCGACGCCCCGGTCGTCGACCTGGCGTACGACTCGCGCAACGTCAAGCAGGGCAGCCTTTTCGTGGCCTTCCCGGGTGAACGGGTCGACGGCCACGACTACGCGCGCAACGCCTGGGCGGCCGGCGCAGTGGCCGCGATCACGTCCCGTCCGGTGCCGGGCGGATTGTGTCTGGTGGTGGACGACCCGCAGACCGCGATGGGCGTGATCGGCCGGCACGTGATCAAGATCGCCAAGAAGACCGGCCTGACGGTGCTCGGCATCACCGGTTCGGCCGGCAAGACCACCACCAAGGACCTGCTGGCCCAGTTGCTGGAGACGCACGGCTCGGCGGTCGCGCCGCGCGGTTCGATGAACAACGAGATCGGGCTGCCGGTCACCGCCAGCTGTGTGACGACCGACACCGACTACCTGATCGCCGAGATGGGCGCCAAGGGCATCGGGCACATCAAGTACCTGTGCGAGATCACACCGCCGGACATCGGTCTGGAGCTGAACGTCGGCGTGGCCCACCTCGGCAAGTTCGGCAGCCAGGACGCAATCGCCACCGCCAAGGGTGAGCTGGTCGAGGCCCTGCCCACCGACGGCCGGGCGGTACTGAACGCGGGCGACCGACGAGTCTGGCGGATGGCCGAACGCACCAGCGCGCCGGTGTTGTCGTACGGGGTTGAGGGCGACGACCTGCCGGCCGGCCTGATCCCGCAGGTGTACGCCGTCGATCTCGCTGCCGACGAACTGGATCGCTGGAGCTTCACCTTGATCATCAACGACCGGCGACATCCGGTCCGGCTGCGGCTGCTCGGCCGGCACCAGGTCGGCAACGCCGTCGCGGCCGCCGCGGCGGCGTACAGCGTCGGAGTCGAGCCGCAGAAGATCGCCGACGTGCTGACCCGGGTGGGGATCCGGTCCCGCTGGCGGATGGAGTTGCACGAACTGGCCGGCGACGTGGTGCTGATCAACGACGCGTACAACGCCAACCCGGCCTCGATGCAGGCCGCGTTGTCGACCCTGACCGAGATCGGCCGTCGCCGGTCCAGCACCCGATCGCAGGCTCGGACGATCGCCGTGCTCGGCGAGATGCTCGAACTCGGCCCCGACTCCGAGGAGTTGCATCGCGGCGTGGGCCGGACGGCTGCCGAGCTGGGGGTCGACGAGTTGATCGTGGTCGGTGAGGCCGCGGGCGCCATCGCGGACGGCGCGCGATCACAGTCCGCGGCCGGTTCGATTCGTCAGGTTCCTGACAAGGAGGCGGTGATCCCGGCGCTCGGTGCACTGCATCCGGGCGACGCGGTGTTGATCAAGGCCTCCCGCGATGTCGGCCTGGAGAGCCTCGGCGATCAGCTGTCGACGGAGTAG
- a CDS encoding glutamate ligase domain-containing protein: MLTELRATVNQAPAPGISHSRTTSVQPHQLQRVRLTRSGAADEQSPRLICVVGCGGDRDPAKRGPMGAVAAELADMVIITDDNPRTEDPASIRAAALDGARQQAAHQSRPVVVLDGGDRAAAIRTALRQAGPHDVIALLGKGHERGQEITGRVLPFDDVEQLLTGWQDVRDAGEQA, translated from the coding sequence GTGCTGACCGAACTCCGCGCCACCGTCAACCAAGCCCCGGCGCCCGGCATTTCCCACAGCCGCACCACTTCCGTGCAGCCGCACCAGTTGCAACGGGTGCGGCTGACCCGAAGTGGTGCGGCTGATGAACAGTCACCGCGGCTGATCTGCGTGGTCGGCTGCGGCGGGGATCGGGATCCGGCCAAACGCGGACCGATGGGCGCGGTGGCGGCGGAGTTGGCCGACATGGTGATCATCACCGACGACAACCCGCGGACCGAGGATCCCGCGTCGATCCGCGCCGCTGCACTGGACGGCGCCCGGCAGCAGGCGGCGCACCAGTCCCGGCCGGTCGTGGTGCTCGACGGAGGCGACCGCGCAGCTGCGATCCGTACGGCGCTGCGACAGGCCGGGCCGCACGACGTGATCGCCCTGCTGGGCAAGGGACACGAGCGAGGGCAGGAGATCACCGGTCGGGTGCTGCCGTTCGACGACGTCGAGCAGTTGCTGACCGGTTGGCAGGACGTACGGGACGCTGGGGAGCAGGCATGA